Proteins from a single region of Xiphophorus maculatus strain JP 163 A chromosome 22, X_maculatus-5.0-male, whole genome shotgun sequence:
- the prkn gene encoding E3 ubiquitin-protein ligase parkin encodes MIVFVRFNRGPGVAMELSAAARVAELKEIVASQQGVPAQELRVLFAGRELQSSASLQGCDLPEHSTVHVVLPPPGSLHLPPPQEHLAASVTRLTRLDLSSSRLAAVATAAVQTTVLEGGGGDEDQRTEQQAAAPKGVCSTFFVYCKRCSSIQSGKLRVRCRRCRQMTLTLCRGPSCWDDVLLPGRIHGVCQFEGCHGNEAEFYMKCASHPTSEDDVSVALDLVLSNTRSVPCIGCTDIRDVVLVFQCSDRHVICLDCFQRYCQTRLNERQFIYDAVIGYSLPCAAGCENSLIRELHHFRILGDNQYGRYQQYGAEECLLTAGGVLCPSPGCGAGLLPPEGSRKVECDRRLLGCGFVFCRDCREGFHEGPCEGPAAPPPADACQGFVVEDEASQRGRWDRASLQLILESTRRCPRCLVPVERNGGCMHMQCTQCRAEWCWLCGAPWNRECMGNHWFG; translated from the exons ATGATCG TGTTTGTGCGGTTCAACCGCGGCCCCGGCGTTGCCATGGAGCTGAGCGCGGCGGCCCGCGTGGCGGAGCTGAAGGAGATCGTGGCGAGCCAGCAGGGAGTTCCTGCCCAGGAGCTCCGGGTTCTGTTCGCCGGCAGGGAGCTGCAGAGCTCCGCCTCCCTCCAG GGCTGTGACCTCCCAGAGCACAGCACAGTCCACGTGGTGCTTCCTCCTCCAGGCTCCCTCCACCTGCCGCCGCCGCAGGAACACCTGGCTGCCAGCGTAACAAGGCTGACCCGGCTGGACCTGAGCTCCTCCAGGCTGGCCGCCGTCGCCACCGCCGCAGTGCAGACCACCGTcctggagggaggaggaggagatgaagatCAGAGGACAGAGCAACAGGCTGCAGCTCCTAAAG GTGTGTGTAGTACCTTCTTCGTGTACTGTAAGCGCTGCTCATCCATCCAGTCAGGGAAACTCCGTGTTCGCTGTCGGCGCTGCAGACAGATGACGCTGACGCTCTGCAGG GGTCCTTCCTGCTGGGATGATGTTCTCCTGCCTGGACGGATTCATGGCGTCTGTCAGTTTGAAGGTTGCCACGGCAATGAGGCG GAGTTCTACATGAAATGTGCGTCTCACCCCACGTCAGAGGACGACGTCTCGGTGGCGCTGGACCTCGTCCTGTCCAACACCAGAAGCGTTCCCTGCATCGGCTGCACCGACATCAG GGACGTGGTTCTGGTCTTCCAGTGTTCGGACCGTCATGTGATCTGCCTGGACTGCTTCCAGCGCTACTGCCAGACGCGGCTGAACGAGCGGCAGTTTATTTATGACGCTGTGATTGGATACTCGTTGCCATGTGCAG CTGGCTGTGAAAACTCTCTGATCAGAGAGTTACATCACTTCAGGATCCTGGGAGACAATCAG TACGGCCGCTACCAGCAGTACGGCGCTGAGGAGTGTCTACTGACCGCCGGCGGCGTGCTGTGTCCCTCACCTGGCTGTGGGGCGGGGCTTCTACCACCTGAGGGCAGCAGGAAGGTGGAGTGTGACCGGCGGCTGCTGGGCTGCGGCTTCGTCTTCTGCAGGGACTGCAGGGAGGGCTTCCATGAGGGGCCGTGCGAGGGCCCTGCAGCCCCGCCCCCAGCGGACGCCTGCCAG GGCTTCGTGGTGGAGGACGAGGCGTCTCAGAGAGGGAGGTGGGACCGGGCGTCTCTGCAGCTCATCCTGGAGTCGACCCGGCGCTGCCCGCGCTGCCTGGTACCTGTGGAGAGGAACG GCGGCTGCATGCACATGCAGTGTACCCAATGCCGAGCGGAGTGGTGCTGGCTCTGCGGCGCCCCCTGGAACAGGGAGTGCATGGGGAACCACTGGTTTGGATAG
- the LOC102219541 gene encoding zinc finger protein 771-like produces MEDSETELTVSESDALGADFITVELDTQPIEYVVKWAEVGSKFTISCVKKDSDEAEELTAEPLKIEADEAFFAPYEEVFPCEVTEQSVEIKTDSDEEDEDGEETRLLLEAGGGAPDGEADPDGDYYEPEGRQYRCSYCGKRYSHASSLYRHQQTHTGRTGPPPAAKRTLEPSHPDARYACPHCGMSFKGSRMLGSHLRLHGKRRIHPCNICGKEFNHSSSLSRHRLVHKKGKGGAREAEPTAALRHKAAARNKKPRKAGGGVAAGPAAGPADRFYACPQCDLSFRTSTQLSKHQVSHVKELLDSYTPGKENLGESSSDLKIRLKLCSRDKPNFYTLCKKNRRRRGGRPPRGADDDPEAGAGEPGGRRHACDLCGKSFSHASRLARHQQTHGAGPGKPVLAKPGLAASKSKTYVCVACNKTFMHSSSFSRHKKAHLQAAHLQAAALSRSPPMVDETAPLESDSE; encoded by the exons ATGGAGGACTCGGAGACGGAGCTGACGGTGTCGGAGTCGGACGCCCTGGGCGCGGACTTCATCACGGTGGAGCTGGACACGCAGCCCATCGAGTACGTGGTGAAGTGGGCCGAGGTCGGCTCCAAGTTCACCATCTCCTGCGTGAAGAAGGACTCGGACGAGGCGGAGGAGCTGACGGCGGAGCCGCTGAAGATCGAGGCGGACGAGGCCTTCTTCGCGCCATACGAGGAGGTGTTCCCCTGCGAGGTGACGGAGCAGAGCGTGGAGATCAAGACGGACTCGGACGAGGAGGACGAGGACGGCGAGGAGACGCGGCTGCTGCTGGAGGCCGGTGGCGGCGCGCCTGACGGCGAGGCGGACCCGGACGGGGACTACTACGAGCCGGAGGGCCGGCAGTACCGCTGCAGTTACTGCGGGAAGCGCTATAGCCACGCCTCCAGTCTGTACCGGCACCAGCAGACCCACACAGGCCGGACCGGGCCGCCGCCGGCCGCCAAGAGGACCCTGGAGCCGTCGCACCCCGACGCCCGCTACGCCTGCCCGCACTGCGGCATGAGCTTCAAGGGCAGCAG GATGCTGGGCAGCCACCTGCGGCTCCATGGGAAGCGGCGCATCCACCCCTGCAACATCTGTGGGAAGGAGTTCAACCACAGCTCCAGCCTGTCACGCCATCGCCTCGTCCACAAGAAGGGGAAGGGCGGGGCCAGGGAGGCGGAGCCCACCGCCGCCCTGCGCCACAAGGCCGCCGCCAGGAACAAGAAGCCCCGTAAGGCGGGCGGTGGCGTGGCGGCAGGCCCGGCAGCGGGCCCGGCGGACCGGTTCTACGCCTGCCCGCAGTGCGACCTGAGCTTCCGGACGTCCACCCAGCTGTCCAAGCACCAGGTGAGCCACGTGAAGGAGCTGCTGGACAGCTACACGCCCGGCAAGGAGAACCTGGGCGAGAGCTCGTCCGACCTCAAGATCCGCCTCAAGCTCTGCTCCCGCGACAAGCCCAACTTCTACACCCTGTGCAAGAAGAACCGCCGCCGCCGCGGGGGGCGGCCCCCCCGCGGGGCCGACGACGACCCGGAGGCCGGCGCCGGGGAGCCGGGCGGCCGCCGCCACGCCTGCGACCTCTGCGGCAAGAGCTTCAGCCACGCCTCCAGGCTGGCGCGGCACCAGCAGACTCACGGTGCTGGCCCGGGAAAGCCCGTCCTCGCCAAGCCGGGCCTGGCCGCCTCCAAGTCCAAGACCTACGTGTGCGTGGCGTGCAACAAGACCTTCATGCACTCCTCCAGCTTCTCCCGCCACAAGAAGGCGCACCTGCAGGCCGCCCACCTGCAGGCCGCCGCCCTGAGCCGCAGCCCTCCCATGGTGGACGAGACCGCCCCGCTGGAGTCCGACTCCGAGTGA